CCAAGCGATAGGATAAAATGAACACCATCCACAAATTCCTCTAGTATGACATCTATTTCAGACGACGGTTTCACACTCCAGAATTTAAAGCACCTCGTCTCATTCGCAAGCTCGCCTATTTCAACAAGCAATGCAAGGACCTTGCGATCAAATAAATCTTCATTCTCTATCTGATGGTGCGACTCAATATGGCTGTCGAGTGCTTTTTGCATTTTAAATAGTGTGATCGTATTCATTATTTGACTTCACCCCGTAAATTTTTAACTTGATAGCAGAGCTCGTTGTTCTGACAGCTTCAGGATAATTCTCGACCAAACTTGCTCACTTTGGACAGCTTTTCTCCCTTTGCCCTCAAACCTGTCCAAAGTTGGACTTACTTCTGACAGCTTTTCTCCCTTTGCCCTCAAACCTGTCCAAAGTTGGACTTACTTTTGACAGCTTTTCTCCCTTTGCCCTCAAACCTGTCCAAACTTCGACTTACTTCTGATAGCTTTTCTTCCTTTGCCACCAAACCTGTCCAAACTTGGACTTACTTTTGACAGCTTTTTTCCCTTTGCCCCCAAACCTGTCCAAAGTTGGACTTACTTCTGACAGCTTTTCTCCTTTTGCCACCAAACCTGTCCAAAGTTCACCTTACTTCTGACAGCTTTTCTCCCTTTGCCACCAAACCTGTCCAAAGTTCACCTTACTTCTGACAGCTTTTCTCCCTTTGCCCTCAAACCTGTCCAAAGTTGGACTTACTTCTGACAGCTTTTCTCCCTTTGCCACCAAACCTGTCCAAACTTCACCTTACTTCTGACAGCTTTTCTTCCTTTGCCTCCAAACCTGTCCAAAGTTGGACTTACTTCTGACAGCTTTTCTTCCTTTGCCTCCAAACCTGTCCAAAGTTGGACTTGCTTCTGACAGCTTTTCTCCCTTTGCCCCCAAACCTGTCCAAAGTTGGACTTACTTCTGACAGCTTTTCTCCCTTTGCCCTCAAACCTGTCCAAAGTTGGACTTACTTCTGACAGCTTTTCTCCCTTTGCCACCAAACCTGTCCAAAGTTGGACTTACTTCTGACAGCTTTTCTTCTTCTGACAGCTTTTCTTCCTTTGCCACCAAACCTGTCCAAACTTCGACTTACTTCTGACAGCTTTTTTCCCTTTGCCCCCAAACCTGTCCAAAGTTGGACTTACTTTTGACAGCTTTTCTCCCTTTGCCCCCAAACCTGTCCAAAGTTGGACTTACTTCTGACAGCTTTTCTTCCTTTGCCCCCAAACCTGTCCAAAGTTGGACTTGCTTCTGACAGCTTTTCTCCCTTTGCCCTCAAACCTGTCCAAAGTTGGACTTGCTTCTGACAGCTTTTCTCCCTTTGCCCTCAAACCTGTCCAAAGTTCACCTTACTTCTGACAGCTTTTCTTCCTTTGCCACCAAACCTGTCCAAAGTTGGACTTACTTCTGACAGCTTTTCTCCTTTTGCCACCAAACCTGTCCAAACTTCAGCTTGCTTCTGACAGCTTTTCTCCCTTTGCTCCCAAACCTGTCCTAACTTCGGCTTGCTTCTCACAGCTTTAGTAAAAAAAGTATATATCAATTATAAATTTGTTGAAACTATTTGGAAACTCATCCGTAAATAAGGAAAGTTCGCATTGGAGGGGCAGTCATGATTCTGCTTTTACGTCTGATTTTATTGCTTTTATTCATTTTCCTGATATACAGCGGAGTGAAGTATGTATTCCACCCGAAACGTAAGCTGGAGCTTGCTCACGAGCAGAAGCGCTTTTTCTTACTGGATGACCCGGACAATGTCCGCAAGAATTTCCTGTTGACTTACAAAGGTGTTTTGTTTGAGGGTGAAAAGTATCTTGGTACGACTCCTTCTGCATTTGAGGTCGTCTCCATTTTCATTTGGCCTAAGAAAACTTCTGCATTGAAGGGGCTTGTGCTTGAGGATTTTCAAATCATTGAACGAAAGATCCGTGAGAGCTACCCTGTAGCCAAAATTGACTGGAAAAGCCCGATTAAGGAATTCATGGCGAATCATGGGCCGGATGAGGAATAAAAAATATCAAAGCGTCCGAATCATTTCGGACGCTTTTCCTATTGGCTCGTATCAAAAAATTCACGCCATTTTATAAGGGTGATTTTCTCTCGAAACAGATAGGCCAGCAACAAAAGTCCGATCATCAGCAAGCTCCCCGCCAGTGCATCAAACTCTCCCACACTCTTCCCGAAAACTGTAAAAAAGATAACGAATGGTATATTGGTTATGAATGAAGCAATCATAAATTCTCTAAAATCTTTTTTTCGCTCGTACAGGCAAAAGCTCAGCAGCTGATAGTGAATCACCGGTATAAGTCTCAACAGCGCGACCTGCAGGACGGTCAACTCCCTGAAGCGTCCTACCAGATGCTTTTTAATCCTGCTTAATCTGTCCATAGTCTCAGGAAGTTTTTTCACAAAAAAGTAAAACAAAATACTCGCTCCTGTCAAACCAATGAGAGAATAGAGGATTCCCGGAACTGTTCCAAACACAATACCGCCAGCGATGCAGACCACCGAAGGAGGAATAAAAACAAACTGGCGAAAAACATGAAAAAGTATAAACAATACAGGTGCAAACCAGCTTCCTGATTCACCGATAACCAGCAGCAATGTCCATGCCTCTTCCATTACTGTCACCTGCCCGGGTTTTCAGATTTGTAATAGCTTATAAAATCGCCCGAGCTGTTATGCCAATAGCATAAAGAAATATATATAAATACCAATCTCTATAATCGCAAGGGCAGGCAGACCATACTTGAACTGCGAATGCTTTGTTTTATGCCTGAAATGCTTCATTCCAGTAGCTGCTCCAATCGCTCCCCCAAAAAAAGCAACATTCCACAGTGTTTTTTCACTGATCCGGTACTGGTTATTCATTGCCCTCTGCTTATCTGCGCCCATCAGGATAAAAGCTGCCAGATTGATAAGACTGACAAATCCAGTTAAAATCATTATTTCCATTCTCACACATCCCTCATAAACGGTTATGTAAATAATTATATCTTAATACTTTGGCCGACCTTAGGTAAAAAGAAAAACCATCCTCCGAAGAGAATGGTTTATCATTGATTACTTGTTGAATTGTTGCTTAGCTGTATCAGCCAATTGAGCGAATGCTGCTGCATCGCTAACTGCAAGCTCAGCAAGCATCTTGCGGTTCACTTCGATACCTGCAAGCTTAAGGCCGTGCATTAAACGGCTGTAAGAAAGACCGTTCATGCGAGCTGCTGCATTGATACGAGCGATCCAAAGTTTGCGGAAGTCGCGCTTCTTCTGGCGACGGTCGCGGAATGCATACATTAGGGATTTCATAACCTGCTGGTTAGCAACTTTGTATAATGTATGTTTAGAACCGTAATAACCTTTAGCTAATTTGATAACTTTTTTACGACGCTTGCGCGTAACTGTACCGCCTTTTACACGTGGCATGTAATTTCCCTCCTATATAAATCGAGATTGCTCGAGTTTACTTAATGTTGTCAAGCATGTGACGAATACGTTTGAAATCGCCCTTAGAAACAATTGCAGATTTGCGAAGCTTACGCTTAGCTTTTGTAGACTTGTTAGCAAATAAGTGGCTAGTGTAAGCGTGTGAACGCTTAAGCTTGCCAGTTCCAGTTTTCTTGAAACGCTTGGCAGTGCCGCGGTGAGTTTTCATTTTTGGCATAGGGACTTCCTCCTCGTTACTTGTCAGTTTTAGGTGCTAAGACCAGGAACATGCTTCGGCCATCCATTTTTGGATGCGATTCGATTGTCGCTACTTCTTTGCAAGCTTCAGAGAAGCGATCAAGAACACGCTGACCGATTTCCTTATGTGTTATAGCACGTCCTTTAAAACGGATTGATGCTTTAACTTTATCGCCTTTTTCCAAGAACTTGATAGCATTGCGAAGCTTTGTATTAAAGTCGTGCTCATCAATTGTCGGGCTAAGACGTACTTCTTTTGTTGTGATGATCTTTTGGTTCTTACGTGCTTCTTTTTCTTTCTTTTGCTGTTCGAACTTGAATTTTCCGTAGTCCATGATTCGGCCTACAGGAGGCTTCGCGTTCGGAGCAACAAGGACAAGATCAAGATTGACGCGCGCTGCGATCTCAAGAGCCTCAGCTTTGGATTTGATTCCTAATTGCTCGCCGTTTTGATCGATCAGACGAATTTCGCGAGCACGAATTCCCTCGTTTAGTAACATCGCATCTTTGCTAATAATTAGCCACCTCCAGGGTTTTATCGAATACATTGTCAAGGAGAAGAAGTACATTGCAAGGACAAAGCCTTTATCTTGCTCACACAATGACATACGATATAGTCCGTTTTTATTTTGCAATAAAAAAAGCGCAGGCGACAACACCCACACTTACGGAAACAAAATAATTAGACGTTTACGTATTACCTGCCAACAGCCCAAGTGCGTCAGCCAGGTGAGAAGCGGGTGCTTCTTCTTTCCTAAAACTTGTATTCAGTTCACTCTTGCTAATATAGCATAAAGAAATTGATGTGTCAAACGAATCACTATTCGTTAACTGCAACAAAAAGTATTGTATCAGATAGGATTACAGGCTGCAATAGTTTTTTACGCTTTACTAAAAAATTATTCTATTGAGTTCCCTATAGATTAAAATACAAAATATGTTAAATTGTCACAACCTGTTGGGTTATTTGTTGCTATAATTCAAAGTAGAATAAGTCAGAAAGCTGGTGTAGTGATGCTGATCGCAATTATTATTACAGGTGTGATCACAGGGCTGCTCGCAGGTACCGCCCTGAAGTTTTTCCGGACAGGCTACGGTTTTTCCAATGATATTGACAATAAACCGGTGAACCTCAAGTCCTGCAGAAACTGCGGCCAGAAGATACAGCGCAGCTACAGGAAAAACCTGTGCCCAACCTGTTCCAAACCTATTGAATAATATTTCATTAAAACAATAAGAGGAGCCAATCGGCCCCTCTCATTTTTATTTCTTCGCTTCTTCCCTGAATAATTCCAGGAATTCATCAAAGGGAATAGTTTCGGATTTTTGTTCACCGTATTTACGGACGTTAACTGCTTTTTCTGCAACTTCGTTGTCACCGACAACCAGCATATAAGGAATCTTTTGCATTTGCGCTTCACGGATTTTGTAGCCGATTTTTTCGTCACGGCCGTCGATTTCGACGCGGAAGCCTTCTGCTTTCAGTTTATCCTGGATTTCTCTTGCATAGTCATAATGGACTGCAGGTGAAACCGGAATGATTTGAGCCTGGACTGGAGCCAGCCATGTAGGGAACGCTCCTTTGTATTCTTCGATCAGGAAGGCCACAAAACGTTCCATAGTCGACACAACGCCGCGGTGGATGACAACCGGACGATGATGCTTGCCGTCTTCACCGATATAAGTCAGGTCGAAGCGCTCAGGAAGCAAGAAGTCGAGCTGTACAGTTGACAGAGTTTCCTCCTTGCCAAGAGCAGTTTTGACCTGGACATCCAGCTTCGGACCGTAGAAGGCCGCTTCGCCATCTGCCTCGAAATACTCTAGTCCCATCTCATCCATCGCTTCCTTAAGCATGGATTGAGCCTTTTCCCACATCTGATCATCATCGAAGTACTTTTCCTTGTCTTCAGGGTCACGGTAGGATAGACGGAAGGAATAATCATTCATGTCAAAATCCTTGTAGACTTCAAGTACAAGCTGGACTACTCTCTTGAATTCTTCCTTGATCTGGTCAGGGCGGACGAAAATGTGAGCATCGTTCAGAGTCATGCCCCGTACACGCTGCAGACCAGCAAGCGCGCCGGACATTTCATATCGGTGCATTGTTCCAAGCTCGGCAATCCTGATCGGAAGCTCCCTGTAGCTATGGATGCTATTTTTGTATACCATCATATGGTGCGGACAGTTCATCGGTCTCAAGACAAGCTGTTCATTGTCCATTTCCATGACCGGGAACATGTTTTCCTGATAGTGGTCCCAGTGGCCGGAAGTTTTGTAAAGGTCGACACTGCCCATCACAGGTGTATAAACATGGTCATAACCCAGGCTGACTTCTTTATCGACAATATAGCGTTCGATGATGCGGCGGATTGTCGCACCTTTTGGAAGCCAAAGCGGAAGTCCCTGCCCAACCTTTTGTGAGTTGGTGAAAAGATTCAGCTCTTTTCCAAGCTTGCGGTGGTCACGTTCTTTCGCTTCCTCCAGCAGCCTTAAGTGTTCTTGCAAATCTTCCTTCTTGAAAAATGCTGTTCCGTAAATACGCTGCAGCATTTTGTTGTCGCTGTCGCCGCGCCAGTAAGCGCCTGCGATGCTGAGCAGTTTGAATTCCTTCAGCTTGCCTGTCGAAGGAACATGCACTCCCCGGCAGAGGTCCACAAAATCACCCTGTTCATATAGAGTGACCTTTTCATCAGCAGGGATCGCTTCAATCAATTCAAGCTTATACGGATCACCAAGCTCCTTGAAAAACTTGACTGCATCCTCTCGGCTTACTTCTTTACGGACAATCTCGATGTTCTCATTAATGATTTTCTTCATTTCCTTTTCAATTTCCGGTAAGTCTTCCGGAGATAAGGAATGTTCCATGTCGATATCATAGTAGAAGCCGCCTTCGATTACTGGCCCTACTCCAAGGTTCACATCTTTATACATACGCTTGATTGCCTGTGCCATTAAGTGAGCTGAACTGTGGCGCAGAATTTCAAGTGCTTCAGGATGGTCTGGAGTGACGATTTCGATTGCTGCATCCTGCTCAATCGGTCTGCGGAGATCATAAGGCTTCCCGTTCACCATACCGGCAATGGCTTTCTTCTTTAGGCCCGGGCTGATTGAACTGGCAATGTCTTCAGTTGTTGTGCCTGCCGGAAACTCCTTCACTGCTCCATCTGGAAACGAAATCTTTAACATGTCTGCCATTGGCTTTTCCTCCTTTTCGAATATGGCGCAATTATTGCGCAAAAAATAAAAAAACCCGCCCCTGAAACAGGGACGAGTTTGATCACACGTGGTTCCACCCAATTCCCACCCTTGCGCAAAAAATTCACGCATGAATGGCTCTGGTTGAGATAACGGCTTCTGCCGCCAGCCAATACTTGCCATAAAGGCGTTCACAGCTGGAGTTCAGAGGTGGTAAGCGTATCTTAAGTGTTAGGAAGTTTTCAGCCGTGCCTTCCCTCTCTGCAAACCTTTCAAGAATGCCCATGTCCTCATCATTACATTTACTATTCGTTTATTATGTACGTAATTATAGTTTGTAATGTTTTGAAAATCAAGTGGGCTATCGTATATTTTCATGATCCTCATTCAAAAAATTCAACTTTTCTTCTTCAAACGCGGATATTGAATTAATCTGGACCCGTTCTTCAAACAGGTTGATTATGGTTCGCACTAAAGGCTGCTGCGCATCGTCGGTATACAGGTAAATGATTTGCGGGGCGATGGACAGCAATGGCGCGATTGTTCCGGAATCGACGTAGACTGGGTGATTGACAAGCAATCTCCGGTCAATCGTTTTGAACAGTTCGCTCCTTTTCATTTCCGTGAATCGCTGGTTAAAGAATGCCATGTTTTCATCAATCACCAAATATAAATAAGGCATTTGCGGTTTTCTATCCTTCAAAAAACTTCTTAAAGTATGCAGGAATACCTGGTACTCCTGCTCCATCTTATACTCATCAATTGCCACCTCTACCCATTTCGAAAGCTGCTCGAAGTAGGTCTTCAGCCTGAACATCACAAAGGAGTCAAACGAAAACGAGACCCTCTCATCGAGAATTTCATTAATTAAGTTTTTAATGATTCCTTGCTCTTCGTCCACCTCCATAAAAGGTGCCAGATCTTTTCTGTTCCCTTCCATGACAGAGTAGATGATATCAAGGATTTGGTCTTGCTCTTCACTCTCTGTGTAAAAATAAGATTCCGCCAGAATGTTTCTGAGCCATTCCTCCCGTTTCACCTTCAAAATAAACTCATAAACACATTGTTTCAGTTCAAATAATGTGCCCTTCAGATAAAAATCCCCTGGAATCTGCACTCTATTTCGATCTTCATTTAGAAGAATTGAATTCTTTTCCTGCAATGAAGCAAGCCTGGCGACTAAGTGGTGGTAAAAATTCCAGGCATCCTGCTTTTTTTGGAAGATGATTTCAATCAACCATATCCCCCCTTATAAATATTCCCTGATTATATATATGGGGGACTTGGACAATTTAGAAGCATCCAAATGGCAGGTGAAGGATTTAACCAAAAAAAATATGCTGCAGCCTGGTTCGCTGCAGCATATGTTTAAATTCTTCGATTCTTGCCCTCTACCTTTACCGGTTGTGCAAGATATTTGATACGTTCCATGATCCTTGCTGCCTTCAGCTGCTCCTCTTCTCCTCTCTGACTGTGCGTCAGATGATGCTCGAGGCCTTTAAGGTCAAAGTTGGAAGTAAAGAAGGTTGGAAGATTCTCGAGCATCCGGAATTGCAGTATTGTCCCAAGGATTTCATCCCTGGCCCAGCTGCTCATCGTTTCAGCCCCGATATCATCGAGCATAAGGACATTGGCCTTTTTAATTGCCTCAAGCTTGTCGTTGACCGAATGATCACCAATCGCATTTTTCATTTCCCTGAAAAATTCCGGCACATATACAATCAAGGAACTGACCTGTTTCTCCGCCAATTCATTAGCTATTGCTCCAAGCAGATATGATTTGCCTGTACCGAACGGGCCGTGAAGAAACAAGCCCTTCTGCTTCTGGCCGGATTCATAATTCTCAATAAAGTCCTTTGCCATTTTGATTGCCTTGAATCTTCCTGAGTCATCGAGCTCAATATCCCCGAACGACGCATTCAGGATCTCCTTCGGCACATAGATACTGTTGATGAGGCGTGCGTTCTTTTGCTGCTCATCATAGAGGACTTTCTTTTTACAGCGATCATATTTAACATCAATATAATTCCCTTTGATAAAAAGCTGAGGTTCATACCCCTTGATCATATTCCTGCAGGCTGCTAGGCTCTCACATTTCTCACAGTCCTTGCTCTGGTTGGCAAACTCATATAGCTTTGACATGCTGCCATCAAGCATTTCCCGAGTAATATAATCCGCATTCTCATCCAGGAACTCCTTTATACGCTGATCCTGCATAACCTGTCTTTTGAGCGATTCATACCGTTCCTGGAAGTTCTGGTTATTTGCCAGCTTTTTTAGGGTTTCATTTATGTTTTGCAAATGAGTCACCTCCCGGATTTAAATTTCTTAAGTTCTTCTTCAAGCTTTTTCTTTTCTAATTCAAAATCAGGATCCGCTTCTCCAACAGATGTATCTTGCTGATTTGGTCCATCCTCGCGTTTTTTCTCAAACCAGTCCGGCAGAACTTCTTTACGGACAGGTTTCCGTTTTCCTGATGAAGCGGGAACTTTTTTGCCTTCAGCCCAATCAAGATATTGTCTGTGTTCATTTTTAGCCAGCTGCATCGCATCCCTGACAGTAGAGATCTTCTTCCTCGACCAGTGGCTGGCAATCTTCTCAATGTAGCCCTTTGTCAGCTTCATATCCGTTTTGATCATAACGTATTGAACTAAAACATTTATAACACCGGGCAGCAGCTTTTGCTTGAACATTATTTCTTCGATGATCTGCAAATCGGCTTTCGACGGCTCGGCACCCCCTGAAAAGTCAATCAGCAGCTGTCTAGGAGAAGTTTTTTCAAAATAAACAACCAGTTCCTCTTCTTTCGTCCTGGGCTTTTCTATCCCTGCTTTGTACTGGACAGGGTGGGTACGGTCGAGAAGTGCAGGCA
The nucleotide sequence above comes from Mesobacillus jeotgali. Encoded proteins:
- the ytxC gene encoding sporulation protein YtxC — translated: MIEIIFQKKQDAWNFYHHLVARLASLQEKNSILLNEDRNRVQIPGDFYLKGTLFELKQCVYEFILKVKREEWLRNILAESYFYTESEEQDQILDIIYSVMEGNRKDLAPFMEVDEEQGIIKNLINEILDERVSFSFDSFVMFRLKTYFEQLSKWVEVAIDEYKMEQEYQVFLHTLRSFLKDRKPQMPYLYLVIDENMAFFNQRFTEMKRSELFKTIDRRLLVNHPVYVDSGTIAPLLSIAPQIIYLYTDDAQQPLVRTIINLFEERVQINSISAFEEEKLNFLNEDHENIR
- a CDS encoding DUF1294 domain-containing protein — protein: MEIMILTGFVSLINLAAFILMGADKQRAMNNQYRISEKTLWNVAFFGGAIGAATGMKHFRHKTKHSQFKYGLPALAIIEIGIYIYFFMLLA
- the rpmI gene encoding 50S ribosomal protein L35; translation: MPKMKTHRGTAKRFKKTGTGKLKRSHAYTSHLFANKSTKAKRKLRKSAIVSKGDFKRIRHMLDNIK
- a CDS encoding TVP38/TMEM64 family protein; the encoded protein is MEEAWTLLLVIGESGSWFAPVLFILFHVFRQFVFIPPSVVCIAGGIVFGTVPGILYSLIGLTGASILFYFFVKKLPETMDRLSRIKKHLVGRFRELTVLQVALLRLIPVIHYQLLSFCLYERKKDFREFMIASFITNIPFVIFFTVFGKSVGEFDALAGSLLMIGLLLLAYLFREKITLIKWREFFDTSQ
- the infC gene encoding translation initiation factor IF-3, translated to MLLNEGIRAREIRLIDQNGEQLGIKSKAEALEIAARVNLDLVLVAPNAKPPVGRIMDYGKFKFEQQKKEKEARKNQKIITTKEVRLSPTIDEHDFNTKLRNAIKFLEKGDKVKASIRFKGRAITHKEIGQRVLDRFSEACKEVATIESHPKMDGRSMFLVLAPKTDK
- a CDS encoding sigma-w pathway protein ysdB is translated as MILLLRLILLLLFIFLIYSGVKYVFHPKRKLELAHEQKRFFLLDDPDNVRKNFLLTYKGVLFEGEKYLGTTPSAFEVVSIFIWPKKTSALKGLVLEDFQIIERKIRESYPVAKIDWKSPIKEFMANHGPDEE
- the rplT gene encoding 50S ribosomal protein L20, translated to MPRVKGGTVTRKRRKKVIKLAKGYYGSKHTLYKVANQQVMKSLMYAFRDRRQKKRDFRKLWIARINAAARMNGLSYSRLMHGLKLAGIEVNRKMLAELAVSDAAAFAQLADTAKQQFNK
- the thrS gene encoding threonine--tRNA ligase; this translates as MADMLKISFPDGAVKEFPAGTTTEDIASSISPGLKKKAIAGMVNGKPYDLRRPIEQDAAIEIVTPDHPEALEILRHSSAHLMAQAIKRMYKDVNLGVGPVIEGGFYYDIDMEHSLSPEDLPEIEKEMKKIINENIEIVRKEVSREDAVKFFKELGDPYKLELIEAIPADEKVTLYEQGDFVDLCRGVHVPSTGKLKEFKLLSIAGAYWRGDSDNKMLQRIYGTAFFKKEDLQEHLRLLEEAKERDHRKLGKELNLFTNSQKVGQGLPLWLPKGATIRRIIERYIVDKEVSLGYDHVYTPVMGSVDLYKTSGHWDHYQENMFPVMEMDNEQLVLRPMNCPHHMMVYKNSIHSYRELPIRIAELGTMHRYEMSGALAGLQRVRGMTLNDAHIFVRPDQIKEEFKRVVQLVLEVYKDFDMNDYSFRLSYRDPEDKEKYFDDDQMWEKAQSMLKEAMDEMGLEYFEADGEAAFYGPKLDVQVKTALGKEETLSTVQLDFLLPERFDLTYIGEDGKHHRPVVIHRGVVSTMERFVAFLIEEYKGAFPTWLAPVQAQIIPVSPAVHYDYAREIQDKLKAEGFRVEIDGRDEKIGYKIREAQMQKIPYMLVVGDNEVAEKAVNVRKYGEQKSETIPFDEFLELFREEAKK
- the dnaI gene encoding primosomal protein DnaI; this translates as MQNINETLKKLANNQNFQERYESLKRQVMQDQRIKEFLDENADYITREMLDGSMSKLYEFANQSKDCEKCESLAACRNMIKGYEPQLFIKGNYIDVKYDRCKKKVLYDEQQKNARLINSIYVPKEILNASFGDIELDDSGRFKAIKMAKDFIENYESGQKQKGLFLHGPFGTGKSYLLGAIANELAEKQVSSLIVYVPEFFREMKNAIGDHSVNDKLEAIKKANVLMLDDIGAETMSSWARDEILGTILQFRMLENLPTFFTSNFDLKGLEHHLTHSQRGEEEQLKAARIMERIKYLAQPVKVEGKNRRI